A window of Salvelinus alpinus chromosome 31, SLU_Salpinus.1, whole genome shotgun sequence contains these coding sequences:
- the LOC139561726 gene encoding uncharacterized protein, whose protein sequence is MIIYWTILLFYASLGCALNKYVIQPDPVIVTQLGQSVSLTCFCRSHLIRVSWYKQTVGEKPLLMASSFYHTQNSFYSNNFNKDFTETKRLSVKRRFDSCNLTISKTKSGDSATYYCVSLLASDAKFGEGSVLIVKDSGSNHMSVLQQPVFESAKAGDSVTLNCTIHTKTCAGEHSVYWFRHGSGKSHPGIIYTHGDRSDQYEKSPVAGSPTQSCVYNLPKRNLSLSDAGTYYCAVASCGEILFGNGTKLDVEVSDLLGDQSNLIFLIIISCLTTTVILSVIVNVILCVRMKRSRCEHCAAGTPFQQSHYGNPHSNTSDQQLHGDDDGLNYAGLKFTDKKSTKPRRQRREKREEETIYSGVSYQVRM, encoded by the exons ATGATTATATATTGGACAATCTTATTGTTTTACGCCAGTTTGG GTTGTGCACTTAACAAGTATGTAATCCAACCAGACCCTGTGATAGTTACACAACTGGGACAAAGTGTATCTCTCACTTGCTTTTGTCGATCTCATTTGATCAGAGTCTCTTGGTACAAGCAAACTGTTGGAGAGAAGCCTCTTCTCATGGCATCATCATTTTATCACACtcaaaatagtttttattccaACAACTTTAACAAAGACTTTACTGAGACTAAACGTTTGAGTGTGAAGAGACGATTTGACAGCTGTAACCTGACCATCTCCAAGACAAAGTCAGGGGACTCAGCTACATACTACTGTGTTAGTTTGTTAGCGAGTGACGCCAAATTTGGAGAAGGATCTGTTTTAATTGTCAAAG ACTCAGGGTCCAACCACATGTCTGTGCTCCAGCAGCCTGTGTTCGAATCAGCCAAGGCAGGAGACTCTGTAACTCTAAACTGTACAATACACACTAAGACCTGTGCAGGAGAACACAGTGTGTATTGGTTCAGACATGGCTCAGGAAAATCCCATCCAGGAATCATTTACACCCATGGAGACAGGAGTGATCAGTAtgagaagagccctgtggctgGGTCTCCTACACAGAGCTGTGTCTACAACCTCCCCAAGAGGAACCTCAGCCTCTCTGATGCTGGGACTTACTACTGTGCTGTGGCCTCATGTGGGGAGATACTGTTTGGGAATGGTACCAAGCTGGATGTTGAAG TTTCAGACCTGTTGGGTGATCAGAGTAATCTTATTTTCCTCATCATTATATCTTGcctgacaactactgtgattctGAGTGTGATTGTCAACGTTATTCTCTGTGTGAGAATGAAGAGGTCACGATGTGAACACTGTGCAG CTGGGACCCCTTTTCAACAAAGCCACTATGGGAATCCTCATTCCAACACCTCAGACCAACAG CTCCACGGTGACGATGATGGCCTGAACTACGCTGGCCTAAAGTTCACTGACAAGAAGAGTACCAAGcccaggagacagaggagagaaaagagagaggaagaaaccaTTTACTCTGGTGTGAGTTATCAAGTCAGGATGTGA